In one window of Desulfobacterales bacterium DNA:
- a CDS encoding cupin domain-containing protein, translated as MIVRNLNDKEVLDTTYLAHGGAVAQMFLDGRTLKEIGFLAIANLAPGKEIEAHVDPMEEIYFVLSGTGEMRVDDESRQVKPGDATWIPTGASHSLLNNGEKDLLILVVASPVR; from the coding sequence ATGATCGTCCGAAATTTGAATGACAAGGAAGTCCTGGATACCACTTACCTCGCCCATGGCGGCGCCGTTGCCCAGATGTTTCTGGATGGGCGCACGTTAAAAGAAATCGGATTTTTAGCGATTGCCAATCTGGCCCCCGGAAAGGAAATTGAAGCCCATGTCGATCCCATGGAAGAAATCTACTTTGTCTTGAGCGGGACCGGAGAAATGCGGGTCGATGATGAGTCCCGGCAGGTCAAACCCGGTGACGCCACCTGGATTCCCACCGGCGCATCCCACAGCCTGCTGAACAACGGGGAAAAGGACCTTCTCATACTGGTGGTGGCTTCACCGGTGCGGTGA